One genomic region from Chloroherpetonaceae bacterium encodes:
- the galK gene encoding galactokinase — protein MNESMMNQVAAKFHAKFGKPPEFIARAPGRVNLIGEHTDYNNGFVMPMALSNAVWIACRRVSYPIITFYSTYFDETKGFSLKNIFKETHSWLEYAKGAAWALLSGEDGKISHVPKSGLECLIDTDLPMSAGLSSSAALEVALARAFTEAFQLVWEPTHAARLMQKAENEWIGMRCGIMDMLISTSAQKGSALLIDCQDFSMRPAPLPSGTSIIILDTGTRRALSESRYNTRREECEAAAKALQLSSLRDATFEMIEQKKLKSELKKRAIHVVSENLRVLKAEEAMKQNDPKCLGKLWIESHQSLKNDFEVSAEVLDTMVKLASEDEACYGARMTGAGFGGCAVALVQSEAAETFCKKLKVRYERAMPVTCTIFEAKSECGAELFQHNTLAL, from the coding sequence ATGAATGAATCGATGATGAATCAAGTTGCTGCAAAGTTTCACGCCAAGTTTGGAAAGCCGCCGGAATTTATTGCGCGAGCACCCGGAAGAGTAAACTTGATAGGGGAACATACCGACTATAACAACGGGTTTGTGATGCCAATGGCACTCAGCAACGCCGTCTGGATTGCTTGCCGAAGAGTATCATACCCAATCATAACCTTTTATTCCACCTACTTCGATGAAACCAAAGGCTTTTCACTCAAAAATATTTTCAAAGAAACACATTCGTGGCTTGAATATGCCAAAGGCGCTGCGTGGGCGTTGCTTTCCGGAGAAGATGGAAAAATCTCACATGTGCCAAAAAGCGGACTTGAATGTTTGATTGATACCGATTTACCGATGTCCGCCGGGCTTTCTTCCTCCGCAGCACTTGAAGTAGCATTGGCAAGAGCTTTTACAGAGGCCTTTCAATTGGTGTGGGAGCCGACTCATGCAGCACGCTTAATGCAAAAGGCCGAAAATGAATGGATTGGGATGCGCTGCGGTATTATGGATATGCTCATTTCCACCTCGGCACAAAAAGGAAGTGCACTCCTCATTGACTGCCAAGATTTTTCGATGCGCCCCGCACCACTTCCAAGCGGTACAAGCATCATCATTTTAGATACCGGAACAAGGCGGGCACTTTCGGAATCGCGATATAACACAAGGCGAGAAGAGTGTGAAGCCGCCGCAAAAGCCCTTCAGCTTAGCTCTTTACGAGATGCCACCTTTGAAATGATAGAGCAAAAGAAGCTCAAGAGTGAATTAAAAAAACGTGCTATTCATGTTGTTTCTGAAAATCTCCGTGTTCTCAAGGCGGAAGAAGCGATGAAACAAAACGACCCAAAGTGCTTAGGTAAATTGTGGATAGAGAGTCATCAGTCTCTAAAGAATGATTTCGAAGTTTCGGCAGAAGTGCTCGATACAATGGTAAAGCTTGCTTCAGAAGATGAGGCGTGTTATGGTGCACGAATGACTGGTGCAGGATTCGGCGGCTGTGCCGTTGCGCTTGTGCAAAGTGAAGCAGCTGAAACATTTTGTAAGAAACTAAAAGTGAGATACGAAAGGGCAATGCCTGTCACCTGCACTATTTTTGAGGCAAAGTCGGAATGCGGGGCAGAATTATTTCAACACAATACATTGGCATTATGA
- a CDS encoding UDP-glucose--hexose-1-phosphate uridylyltransferase codes for MKEFSSIPHRRYNPLTGEYILVSPHRNQRPWQGKIETAKIDTPRTHDPLCYLCPGNTRANGEMNPNYTSTYSFTNDFSAILPNTEPSSFEHDLLKAESVQGTARVICFSPNHSQTMAEMSVEEISAVIDLWQTETEELSKNYRWIQIFENKGEMMGCSNPHPHGQIWAMNSLPTEAKKEDDTQKEYFQRENKKLLMNYLSIELEAKERVILENEHWAVVVPFWAAFPFETLVLPKAAHHHLLSLSKNEKKSLAKILKELLMGYDRLFDVSFPYSMGWHQAPFGAEGKHWQLHAHFYPPLLRSATVRKHIVGFELLSELQRDMLPETAAQMLRESHQKHFKSE; via the coding sequence ATGAAAGAGTTTTCTTCAATCCCTCACAGGCGATATAACCCACTGACCGGAGAGTACATTCTTGTTTCCCCACATCGGAATCAACGGCCGTGGCAAGGGAAAATAGAAACTGCAAAAATCGATACACCGCGTACGCACGACCCTTTATGTTATCTCTGCCCCGGAAATACGCGAGCCAATGGGGAGATGAATCCGAATTATACTTCCACATATTCCTTCACCAACGATTTCTCCGCGATTCTCCCGAATACAGAACCGAGTTCTTTTGAACATGATTTACTCAAAGCCGAAAGCGTGCAAGGAACGGCGCGGGTTATTTGCTTTTCTCCCAATCATAGCCAAACAATGGCTGAGATGAGCGTCGAAGAAATTTCAGCCGTTATTGATTTATGGCAAACGGAAACCGAAGAACTCTCAAAGAACTATCGATGGATACAGATTTTCGAAAACAAAGGTGAAATGATGGGCTGTTCAAACCCACATCCGCACGGGCAAATTTGGGCAATGAATTCGCTTCCCACGGAGGCCAAAAAAGAAGATGACACCCAAAAAGAATACTTCCAAAGAGAAAACAAGAAACTGTTGATGAACTATCTCTCAATAGAACTTGAGGCCAAAGAACGCGTGATTTTAGAAAATGAACATTGGGCCGTGGTGGTTCCATTCTGGGCGGCATTTCCATTTGAAACATTGGTGCTCCCAAAAGCCGCACATCATCATCTCTTAAGCCTCAGCAAGAATGAAAAAAAGTCGTTGGCAAAAATTTTGAAAGAGCTTTTAATGGGTTACGATAGGCTCTTCGATGTTTCATTTCCATACTCAATGGGGTGGCATCAAGCACCCTTTGGTGCCGAAGGAAAACATTGGCAATTGCACGCGCATTTTTACCCACCGTTGCTCCGCTCTGCAACCGTGAGAAAGCATATTGTTGGGTTTGAATTGCTTTCTGAATTGCAGCGAGATATGCTCCCCGAAACCGCCGCACAAATGCTTCGCGAGTCACATCAAAAACACTTCAAAAGCGAGTGA